The sequence CTCCGACCAGGCCAGCCATGTATACGACCATTATGATAAGGAGGACGCGCTTTCGCCCCCACATCTCTCCCAGCTTTCCGGCGATAGGTATGGCGACCGCTCCAGCAAGGGTATATGCCGTGAGGACCCAGGCCAGGTCAGATGATTGCACGGCCATGCTTACGGCGATGCTTGGCAGTGCTGGCACAAGCATAGTCTCGACGAATATCGTCAAAAGGACAAGGACGGCCATTAGTATGGTCAAGAACAGGTCATGCCTTTCTTCAAGCTTTGGATCGAGAATATTATTACTATTGACATTCTGAAAACTAACCATCCAGCAATCTCCGTGATGGTCAACGTGAAAATCGTAAGACCCTATTAATAACTGCCGCTATGACTAGATTGGATCTTTTGGGTTATCCTTGCCTTATCCTTTCAGCTTGGTACGACATTGAGGGCACTGCAGGTAGGTGTTACTGATCTGAGCTCCGCATTGAGGGCAGTATTTTTTCTTAAAAGGGTTGAACTGGAAAGTCTTCTTGCCTTCATCTGCCTTTACCACATCAGATTTCTTCTCGTTTTCTATTGTCAAGCGAATCGATCCTCGTGTGTTGGTAAGAGATATTCAGAACATAATGATATTCGTCCGTTCTAGTCAGGAATCGCATGATCGCGCCGATACCCCGAATGGACCTTTCATTGATGGTTGGTGGGAAGCCAAAATCACCGAAGCCGAGGTTCATCGGGAGTACAGCGATAAAGGAAATGGGACCCTCTTAATGGCAATGTCCTGAACCCATACATACATCCTGGATGGTCGCTTCCAACAGGCCCTGGTTCATGTAACTGGTCAGAGCCTCCTTCACCGATCCTTCAGCCCCCACGAAAACCTTGATGCCATTGTTCTGGAACTCCATCAGCGGGCGGCGGCCAATACCACCGATCAAAACGGCGCCTATTCCGGAATCGGCCATCTTTCTGACCGGGACCATGCAATTATGTTCCCCATCGTTGTCGATCGTCCATACGTTCTTGATCTGACTCCCCTCGATCTCCACCGCAGTGAAAAGATCGCAATGTCCGAAATGAGCGGACACTCCCGCCTCTAGTCCCCCTGGCATGTTACTTGGTATTCCTATTTTCATTTCTTACCTCCCCTTATCAACGTTCATATCTACTGAAACCATCGTCATCTTACCAGAGCAGAGCGCTTTGGCAAGTGGCCCGCAGCCTCTCACCCCTTCGCCGGTTGCATGATGAATCCTCATCATGAGCATCGCCATCCTCCGATGCGTTCAAGCATCTCTCCCGTCAGTCTCGTTGGACTGGCGGCAATGGCCTTTGCAGCATCTCCTTCTTCCATCAACTTCCTGGCTCTTCCTGTCGTAATGAATATCGATGCTACCGCAATTGGGGCAACAGGGTGCTTCATCAGCTGCGTCAAGGATTTCCCATTCGGTCAGGCAATCTCCACACGAACATGTCCTGGACTTCTTCAGAACGAAGTCGCCCCCTTTGATCTCAATCGCCTTTCCGCTCACAAGAGCTTCGACGATCTTCTTACGGGCGCTCTGAAGGTCCACCCATAGGGCACGTCTAGAGATGCCCATCCTTTGGGCAGCCTCCTCTTGATTCAGATTTTCAAGGTCGATCAATCGAACTACCTCCAGTTCCTCTAGTGACAGAAGGACAAAATCCAGGTCCTTAAGCGGAACCCCCTGAGGCTTGAAGTAAGACACCACCGGCTCGTTTTCAATCCGTCTTGGGCATCTTGGTCGTCCGGGTCTCACTGATTCGCTCATATGGGAGAAAATATTTGAATATTTCTATTATTGATCGAGGGAAATCGGTGCTTCACTTTGAC is a genomic window of Methanomassiliicoccales archaeon containing:
- a CDS encoding DUF134 domain-containing protein, which encodes MSESVRPGRPRCPRRIENEPVVSYFKPQGVPLKDLDFVLLSLEELEVVRLIDLENLNQEEAAQRMGISRRALWVDLQSARKKIVEALVSGKAIEIKGGDFVLKKSRTCSCGDCLTEWEILDAADEAPCCPNCGSIDIHYDRKSQEVDGRRRCCKGHCRQSNETDGRDA
- a CDS encoding NifB/NifX family molybdenum-iron cluster-binding protein; this encodes MKIGIPSNMPGGLEAGVSAHFGHCDLFTAVEIEGSQIKNVWTIDNDGEHNCMVPVRKMADSGIGAVLIGGIGRRPLMEFQNNGIKVFVGAEGSVKEALTSYMNQGLLEATIQDVCMGSGHCH